The stretch of DNA TTGTTTCACAGCATCTTCGATGAAAGGCTTAATATGCTTTAAACCAAGATACATTTTAAATTCGATGTCATCCTGAATGGTATTTAAATGTTCCTCTAACTTCTCTGCCTGGTCTTGCGTTATTTTAGCGAGTGGAGAAATTCCTCCAATAGCTTCATACCGATTTCTAAGATCTTCAATCATTTCAGGCGATGGCTTCCGTCCATGACGGATATGCGTATAATATCCTTCTAAGTCATCTAATGTATAAGGGGTACCGTATGCCATTACTAGCAGACCCATTTTCTTTTTCGCCATATTCACACCTCATCTTTAAGTCTGTTTCTCATGATCCATTTATTTATGGAACAGGCCAGTAATAATCATTAGGCTATGAAAATTCACCTTGTCATATTAATGGCCCAGTAAAAAAGCAACTCATACTATTGTGCCAAAAAATTGGACGTCTTACCAATTTTAACACTCCAAATGAGTCTTAACGACTTAATTTGGATGCTGAATATTCATGAATAAATGAAGCTAGTCTCTTTAATGTTTCTGGATTTACGGATGGGAAAACACCATGTCCTAAATTAAAAATATACCCATCCTGTGCCATACCTTGGTCTAGAATAGCTTTTGCTTTTTCTTCAATAACTTCCCAAGGAGCTAACAAAATTGCAGGATCCAGGTTTCCTTGAACAGTTTTATGAATTCCAAGTTCCCTTGCCTGGCTGATTGGCAATCTCCAATCTAACCCTACTACATCCAGCGGAAGTTCATTCCATTCTAAGGCAAGATGGCTAGCACCTACCCCAAACATAATTAACGGAACATTTTCTTCTCTCAATGACGAAAAGATACGGTTCATGACAGGCTTGATGAAATAACGGTAATCCTCAACATTTAAGGCTCCAACCCAAGAATCAAAAATTTGGATGGCTTTAGCTCCTGCCTTTATTTGTGATTTTACATATGTAATGATCATATCGCCCAGCTTATCCATTAAAGCAAACCATGCCTTAGGCTCTGTGTACATGAATGCTTTTGTTTTATTGTAGTTTTTGGATGGTCCCCCTTCAATCATGTAGCTCGCAAGTGTAAAGGGAGCTCCAGAAAAACCAATTAACGGGACAGACAACTGCTCCTGTGTTAATAATTTAATGGTATCAAGTACATAAGGAACGTCATCTTCTGGATTGATTTCACCCAATTTTTCAACATCTGCTAGTGAGCGGATCGGATTATCAATTACCGGGCCAATGCCACCCTTGATTTCTACTTCCATCCCGATTGCTGGCAGTGGAGTCATTATATCTTTATATAGAATGGCTGCATCTACGTTATATTGCTCAACCGGTAACCGTGTGACATACGCACAAAGTTCAGGCTGATGAGTAATTTCAAATAAAGAATATTTTTCTTTAATCTCTCTGTATTCAGGTTGTGAACGTCCGGCTTGCCGCATATACCATACAGGTACGTAGTCTGTTTTCTCACCTCTTGCTGCTTTTAAGAATGTTTCATTAATCGGTCTTGTCATTTTTATTGTCCACCTTTCAAACACATGTCTGTTTTTTATTTTAATATAGTTGGCTTAAATTTAAAAACTTTCTTATCATATTTGAAATGATTGTTATATTCAGACTGTCTTCACTATATCTATTAATCCTATTTGTGTATAGGTAACACTAATAACTGTCAAAAAAAAGTCGTTTTTAGGTTACTAGAATTGTTAAAATTTTAAGGAGAATACTGACTTAAGCTGGGTATACACTAATAAATGGATACATAAGGAGGAGAAAGCGTATGAATGCCTATATGACCGCAGGAACATTGGATTTTTTAAAAAAGATTGAAGGAAAATACCCTAATGAAAAAATGGTAACAATGATCAACGAAAACAATGCACAATTATTTCATGAAACGAGTGGTGAAACTGTTTTTAATGAGCCACGAAAATTTGAGGAACTACTTTCTATTGGAGAGATAAAAAAAGAAGGTTTTGTTGTTTTAAACAACGTACCAGTCACAGATGAAGGAAAGGCAGTATTTGAGCATCAAGTAAAAAATCAAATGAACGCTATTAAAAGTCAAGAAGGATTCTTAGCTTTGCGAGTACTTCGTCCCCTAACATCTAGTCAGTATGTAATCATGACTGTATGGAAAGATGAAGCCTCTTATAAAGCATGGCAATCTTCTCAAACTTTTTTTGATGTTAGTAAAATGACAGGAATGGACTACCAGGCAAAGATTTTTTCAAGCGCACCTTTTGTTAGCAAATATATGATTACGGAATGAATTTGAATGGAGTTGGGCTTATTTTACAGTGGAAAACTAAATTAAGTGTAGAATCTCAGCACAAATTAAAAAAGCAATATGTTTCACTTAGAGAATAGCCCAGAATTTTTCAGGGCTATTCTCTATTTGTGTTATAGAGGGCTTAGCAGTTTGTTATCCTGTTGGGATTTGCTGAAACTCAAATAAACCATGCGATTTCCTGGACATCCTGTCCGAATGAGCCTAGCATTCGGACACGGTCACTCCTTTTCCTCCTCGCTCTGTCCGAATGAGCCTGGTATTCGGACACGGTCACTCCTTTTCCTCCTCGCCCTGTCCGAATGAGCCAGGCATTCGGACACGGTCACTCCTTTTCCTAGTCAAGCCTGTCCGAATGAGCCTGGTATTCGGACACCACCACTTCTTTTCCTGCTCTCCCTGTCCGAATGAGCCTGGCATTCGGACACAATTACGCCTTTTCCTTCTCACCCTGTCTGAATGAGCCTGGTATTCGGACTCAATCACGCCCTTTCCTCCTCGCCCTGTCCGAATGAGCCATGTATTTGGACTCAATCCCGTCTTTTCTTGCTCGTCCTGTCCGAATAAGCCTAGCATTCGGACACGACCTTGCCTTTTCATGCCTGTCCTATCTGAGTAAGCCAATTAATCCAAAATTATTCTGCTGCCCCTCTCCTAATAAGCCTCCACACTAGAAAAATCCACAAAAAGGTCAACCCCTCCCCTAGATTCAAGCCTTAAATATAATAATATTTTCCCTTCTCTTTCACCACTTTTGGCTATTTTCATATTCTGTATTACATCCAACAGGGCTATAGCCCTGTTGGATATAAGAAAGGAGGGAATTTAAATGATCGTCGAACTTACGGCTCTTCATTGGATATATGTGACTTTTATTGTTCTTATTATTGGGTTTATGATAATGAGAAGAGACACGACCATCATTTGTATTGCGGGGATATTTTTAATTGCCTTAGTTGCCACAGGCAGTTTAAGTCACTCAGTTAGTAGTATATTCAACAGTTTTAGTTATGCCATAACTGAATTATTGTCTACGATACTCGTCATTTCTATTATTGTCGCGATGAGCCATACATTAACTGCCACTGGCATTAATGATGTCATGATCTCACCCTTTACAAAATTAATTCGTAACCCTACCCTTGCCTATTGGACGATTGGTATTTTAATGATGGTGATTTCTTGGTTCTTTTGGCCTTCTCCTGCAGTTGCCCTTCTAGGTGCCGTCCTCCTTCCAGTAGCCATTAGAGCAGGGTTGCCAGCACTAGGCGTAGCGATGGCAATGAATCTATTTGGTCACGGTATTGCATTGTCTGGGGACTTTGTCATTCAAGCTGCTCCAAAGCTAACGGCAGATGCTGCTGGACTTCCGATACAGGATGTCATTAATGCCAGCATTCCGTTAGTATTTATAATGGGGCTTGTTACAACCGTTACCGCCTTCTATTTTCTAAGAAGAGACATGAAACGTGGGGTTCTTCAAGTCAATTCATCTGTCTTATCGGATTCATCAGATGAATCCCCTCAGCATAACAACCTCTTATCTTTAGGACAAAAACGTTTCTTTGCCATTTTGGTACCATTGTTATTCGCTGCCGACGTCGCTGCCATGACGATTCTAGATTTGACTGGCGGGGACGCTACAGCCTTAATCGGTGGAACCTCTATTCTTATTCTTCTATTAATTACCTTAACCAGTCATAAAAATAAAGGTCTTGAGCAAACCACCCAGTATTTAATTGAAGGGTTCCAATTTGGATTTAAGGTCTTTGGTCCAGTTATTCCAATTGCCGCCTTCTTCTATTTAGGTGACAGCGGATTCACAAAAATCATTGGAGAATATTTGCCAAAAGCTTCTCAGGGCATCGTTAATGACTTAGGTGTGGCACTTGCAAGCATTGTTCCGTTAAGCAAAGCAGTTGGTGCCGTCACATTAACGACTGTGGGGGCAATCACAGGATTGGATGGTTCAGGTTTTTCAGGAATCTCCCTTGCTGGTTCTATTGCTGCCCTTTTCGCAACAGCAATTGGAAAAGGGGCTGCTACCCTTACTGCTCTAGGACAAATATCAGCTATTTGGGTCGGTGGTGGAGTTCTCGTACCATGGGCGTTAATTCCAGCTGCAGCAATATGTAAGGTGGACCCTTTTGAACTAGCAAGAAGAAACCTAGTCCCAGTAATAATCGGGCTTGTAGTAACAACCATAGCGGCTATGTTTTTAATATAAAATCAGAAAAGAGGCTGAATCCAGCCTCTTTTCCTATTTAATCTTCTTCTTTTTAAGATAATTATAGAGAATAATTGAAAGGGATACCCATATGTATCCTAATGCATAACCCCCAAGAACATCTGATGGATAATGTACGTGTAAGATAATCCGGCTTGCTCCAATTAAAAGAAGTAAAATAGCAGCACATGCTCCAATAATGATCTTTGTCTTTTTTGAAACAGCTGACTCAATCAGTAAATAAGCAATTAAAAAATACACAGTCATTCCAACCATTGCATGTCCACTTGGGAAGCTGTAGCTTTTCACATCGACAAGATGCTCCAAATCAGGCCTTGGTCGAGCAAAGTAATCTTTAAGGATCTTACTAATTTCATTCCCCAATGCTATAGATAAAGCAAAAACTGCCGCCCCGAGATAATTTCTTTTTTTAACCAATAACCAAATTAACATTAATATGGCGACAACCCCAATTCCCTTTTTATCACCCATTTCGGTTAGTTGAATAAAAAATGGAATGACAGAATTAGGTACATGCGAAAATAATCCTGCAATTTTATCATCCATCCAGAAAATACTGTGTGTGGCCACTTTAATAGTTGTAAATAGTGCGAATACAATGACCATACCCATAAAAATAAAAGAGTAATTTAGTTTGCTTTTTGCTTCCATTCCCCTATTCCTTTCACTTTCTTTTTAAAATCCTTTAAAAGTATAAAGAAAATAAACTTAAAAATCTATATAATAGTGAAAAAGTGTTAAAATAGTTTGAAAATACATTCTTTTTTAACTAATAAAATGGGGGGATTACCTATGTTAAACCAGCTTTTTGCTAAATTAGAAGGATACTACGATGAGATGGTCTCCATCCGTCGCTACATGCATCAGCATCCTGAGTTATCATTTCAGGAATATGAAACAGCCAAGTTCATTTATTCTTATTATAAAAAGTTAGATATTGAAGTTAAGGGGAATGTTGGTGGAAATGGAGTCGTTGCGAAAATTCATGGGAAACTGCCAGGAAAAACAGTTGCACTCCGGGCTGACTTTGATGCACTTCCTATTCAGGATGAAAAGGATGTACCCTACAAGTCATTAGTTCCAGGGATCATGCATGCATGCGGCCATGATGGACATACAGCCACTCTCCTTGTCCTTGCGAAAGCATTAAACGAATGTAAAGATGAACTTAAAGGAACCTATGTTTTTATCCATCAACATGCCGAGGAATATGCACCTGGTGGAGCAGCATCCATGATTGAGGATGGTTGTTTAGACGGTGTTGATGTCATATTTGGTACTCATTTATGGGCAAGCGAACCCACAGGTACTATCCAATACAGAACTGGGCCCATTATGGCAGCAGCTGATCGTTTTGAAATTGAAATCCAAGGTCAAGGCGGCCATGGCGCACAGCCCCATAAAACAAAAGACGCTATTGTCACGGCTTCTCAGCTAGTTCTCAATTTACAGCAAATTGTAAGCCGCAAGGTAAACCCTGTAGAAGCGGCAGTTGTGACGATTGCCTCCTTTACAGCTCAAAACGCTTTTAATGTTATTGCAGATAAAGCTAAACTAGTTGGAACTGTCCGTACTTTTAATGAAGATATAAGGGCATTTATCGAAAAAGAAATGGAGCGAATCATCCATGGGACTTGCTATACTGCTGATTGCACATATAAGTATACTTTTGTAAGAGGCTATCCCGCTGTAGTTAATCATGTTAATGAAACAGAATTTCTCATTTCATGTGCCCAAGAAGTACCTGAGGTAAAAACAATTGAAGAAACGGAGCCACAAATGGGCGGCGAAGATTTCGCCTATTATTTACAAAAAGTACCTGGAACATTCTTCTACACAGGCGCTAAACCTCTGGGGGAAGAGACAGCCTTCCCACACCATCACCCTAAATTTGACATTGATGAAAACGCCATGTTGATTGCAGCCAAAACACTTGGCACCGCAGCTCTAAAGGTCCATGAGTAAGAAGAAACAACCCCTGAATTTCTCATCATTCAGGGGATTTTTGCAATAATCTCAACCGATAGGCGTTCATCGCTGTTTCTCCAAGGTGTTTCAGTAAATTATTATTCGCATAGGCTCCTACAAAAGCACCAATCCCTGGTACCAGCTGCAGCATCTTCGCAAGGTCAATATAATCACGATACTCCTGTTGAAATTTCCGCCAATCCATTTCAACTAACACTTGCTTTCTTTCTTCCCAGTTTTCAATCTCATAAAGCGTACTTCTTCGAATGTCATCACTTGAAAAGGCCAATTGAAAAATATGCAAAATGAAAAGTCTTTCCTCATATTGATTTGTATTAAATCCATAAACTTCAGCCGCTTCAAAAAGAAATTTCATCTTAATCGTAAGGAGAAGTGGAAAATCAGCAAGTCCGAGCAAAATCCCTCCAGCACCGGTTCCGGCACCTTCAAAGATGGCAGTTTTCTGGTATGTTGCTATTTTTTTTCGTACCAATTCATCTCTCTCAGAAAGTGTTAAGCCTTTTGCTTGATCTTTTTTTGTTGTAACCTTTGAGCCAAATAAAGTTGCTTTTACCATTCCTTTAATACTTTCAGTCATGACCTCATGGACCTTTTCTGGAATCCATTCATTTATTTTTACTTGAGCTTTCTTAGAAATTCGATTCATCATCCCAGAACGTCTGGATAATTTCCTTTTCCATTCTTCGACTTCATCATAAACTTTTAATTCATATTCATTCATTTAGCCCCACTCCTTCCATAAACATTTTATGCTTACCTACGATAAAACCCAGCCAATGGTTTCAAAAAAATCCCCTTCATCATCAAAGGGGATTTTAATTTAAGCCTTTATACGTTTTTCACTGTAAATATAAACAAATAAGTAATTAAATACAAACCCTAAAATTAAGGCAAACAGACTATTCATGATTTCGCCTTTAAGGGCAATAAACAAAGCAAAAGTAACCGCTTCTGTAGATAAGATGATCATCAAAAGAAAATGAAACGAGGAAATTTTAAATTTTTGAGCAACAGGATATAAGTCAACCCAGAGCTTGTTTTGATGATGGTTCCATAATGGAAGCAGCTGAAAACCTGTTAAATACAAAAATAAAATGCTCAATAAGAGTTGTCCTAATCCAAACGAAATGAAATAAATGGCCACCGTGCCAATGACTGTTAACCTGATAAACAGACCTAAGTAATCAGAAGAACGTAGAAACGCACGAGAATACAAATATAAATATGTTTTATCCTGAGAAAAAGGAATGTTGCTAATGAGCCAATCAAGCCACTTTCTTCTTTTAACTGTATCCTTTAGCTTTGGAACATCTGTAAACATATTTGCCAGTCGGTAGAACGAAGCCATTCTCTTTTCTTCATGATCTATTAACAGATCCCATTTAAGCCCCATTTTCTTTGTTCGAACATAAAAGAAACGATAATAAAAGGCCATCACTACAACAAGAATGAACAAAATAAATACATTTGCTTGTTTGAATAGTAGGAAGGTACATACAGCATTGATAAAATACCGGACAACCATATCCCATCTATGTACAGAATTCTGAACAAAATAATGAATTCGCCAGCTAGTGGCTAAATTCCATCCCTTTAATGCTAATAGGACAATTAAATAAGGTAAAAACAATTGAAAACCGCTACTGTCTACATGGGCATACATTGGCATAAGTACCGCAAGTACCATAAGAAGTATATACCCTTGAAAAACAAAACTCGCTATACCAGAACGAAAAAAATACCCTTTTAGCTTATCCTCGAGTGGTAGGATATACACTTTATCGGCTTCTAGCAGAAAATTATAAACCGGACTGTACGTTAAGAATAAACCTATAACAACAGCAATAATGATTTCCGCTGGAAAATTGGAAGAAAGCTTTTCAACCCATTGTTGATAGTAAAATGCACCTGTTCCAATTAGGAATAACAAAACAATGACCAGATGCCCATTGAATATATAACGTAGGTATCTCCCTAAATCCCTTACACGACCTCCCGCACGGTCCTTCCACAGTTTTTTATCATCAAACATAGTTTTCTTCCTTTGTCAATTGAATGTATAGATCATCCAAAGAAGCAGTAGGCATAGAGAATTGCTCTCTTAGCTCTTCAAGCGTTCCTTTGGCTCGTATTTTCCCCTCATGTAAAATGACAAAGCGGTCACAATATTTCTCCGCGGTCGCAAGTATATGTGTGGACATCAAAATACCTGCACCGTTCTCTTTCATTTTCTTCATTAAATCAAGCAGTGACTGAATTCCTAGCGGATCCAAACCAACAAATGGCTCATCTACAATATAAAGGGATGGTTGAACTAAAAAGGCGCACATGATCATAACCTTTTGTTTCATCCCTTTTGAAAAATGCGCAGGAAACCAATTTAACCGCTTCTCCATCCGGAACTCCGATAATAATGGGCCCACTCTCTGTTTATAGTCCGCTTCTTTCAACCCATAAGCCATAGCCGTTAATTTCAAATGCTCTTCTAGGGTTAGTTCCTCATATAAAACAGGTGTTTCAGGAACAAAGGTAAATTGACGTCGGTAGGCTTCTTTATTTTCCGTAAACGACTGGTCGTTAATTTTTACTGTTCCTTTATGTGGTTCCATTAACCCGATAATATGTTTAATGGTCGTACTTTTACCTGCTCCATTAAGTCCAATCAGACCAACCAGTTCTTTTTCGTTTACATCAAAGGATATATCTTTTAGTACTGGGTTTCTTGTATATCCTCCAACAAGATTCTCAATTGATAATAGCGACATTTGCATACGTCCCTCCGTAGCAGATTATGCTTTTCATTTTATCAAATCCAGCTAGATAAAAACAGGAATACAATTTTTTGATATTTTTTTTGTATATTTCTTTTGAAATCGGACATCATAATATTCGAAGGGGAAACAACTTACTTCGATGAAGAAATTCATCAAAAATTGAAATGAGGTGTCTGTTAAAGACAATTTCCTTTCAAACAAGTAGAGCTTCCAATTCGTTTCAGATAAGGGGATGGTTGTTTTGTACAAAGTGCATGGTAACCATTTTGAGTTCAAGTAACACCACGGTTAAGGTTTATTCACAAATAAACTAAAAATGAGGTGTTTACCGCAGATCGCTACCCGTTTTTATAAGTTGGGAAAACATATAAAAACAAATAGGGGATGGTCAGCTTGAACAATATTGTTTCTTTATAAAAAACACTCTACGAAAAATGAGGTGTTTATCAAAGAACACTCCTGAATGAACGTACCTTTTGAAGCAATTCCCCTTCGAGAGGGCAGGATTCCTTGCGGATCCTGCCTTTTTCATTTGTTCTTTTTATGGTAAAATAATACAAACTAATTACAAGGGGCTGTGTTGTGATGAGCAATTGTATTTTTTGTAAGATTGTTAATGGAGAAATTCCAGCTGCAAAAGTTTTCGAAAATGAACATGTACTTGCCTTTTTGGATATCAGTCAAGTAACAAAAGGACACACACTTGTCATTCCAAAGATACATAAGGAAAACATATTTGAATTGACTCCTGAAATAGCTAGAAATCTTTTTGAGGTTGTCCCAGCCATCGCCAATGCGTTAAAACAGGAATTTGAACCAATTGGATTAAATACGATTAATAATAATGGAGAACATGCAGGTCAATCTGTGTTTCATTACCATATGCACTTGATTCCTCGATATGGCAAAGGTGATGGGTTCGGTGCTGTTTGGAAAAACAACCAAAGTGAATACACACCACAAATCCTGCAAGAAATGGCTGAAGGAATAAGTAAACAACTTTAACTTGCCTTTCACTAACTAAATTATCTGAAAATTATTTCTTTAAAATTATTACATTATTATGTTATAATGAAATCAAGTTTTTCGCTGTAGGCAATGAGGGCACTGCAGGAGAAACAAATAGATTAGTATAGCAGAGGAGAGAAGAGAAATGAATACGAAGAACATTGTTATTTTAGCACTTTTAGCGGGGATAGGGGTAGTTTTGCATACGGTTATGCCAGCCTTCCTAACAATTAAGCCAGATATGATGCTGGCAATGATGTTTTTAGGAATTATTCTTATTCCAGAATTAAAAAGTGTGATGCTTCTAGCTATTGTGACTGGCGTATTGTCTGCATTAACAACTAGTTTCCCGGGTGGACAGATTCCAAACATCATCGATAAACCTATTACTGCGTTAATATTTTTCGGTTTATTTTTAGCCTTAAAAAAATTCCAGAATTCCCTTGTTAGTGTTGGAATTTTAACAGCTGTAGGAACGTTGATTTCTGGAACCGTCTTTTTATCAGCCGCTTATTTTATTGTTGGTTTACCCGGACCTTTCACAGCGCTATTCGTGGCGGGTGTTTTACCAGCCATTGCACTAAACACTGTAACAATGGTCATTTTGTATCCAATTGCTCAGTCAATTTTTAAAAGAACTAAATTATCTTCAGCTTCCGTGATTCAAAAATAAAACACGGGATCCTTTTAAGAAAAAAGAACCCGAAAGGGTTCTTTTTCTTTAGGACAAGTAAGAAAGCATTAATGCAACTAGCAAACACACGATTCCACCACCAGCTAATGCAGCAGCTCTTTTCTTTATTACTTGTTTTGGCGGATACACACCTGGTTTAGAAATATCCAATAAATGTTTGATTGTTCCTAATAATAGTATGGCACTTAAGATAAAAAACGTCACAGCTACACTCTTCATCTTTCTTATCCCCCTACTAACTTTTGAAAATTCGAAACAATTGTTGTAACTATTTATATGTTTTATCGTCCATTCCTATGAACAAGGCATCGTTTATCCAGGGGGATCCGTGCCTTAAACTATTTAAATAAACTAATTTATAAGTTAAATATTCTAAAAGTTGCCATTATTTAGAGGGAGAGGTTAAAATAAAATTGAAATTTCAATTTTATTTTGTTAAATTTACAAATTTCAACATAAATATTATATAATTTCTAAAAATTTTGTGAATTTATATCTTTATTAATTTTTATTTTATTGGCATAATGATAATAGAGAAATATAAAGTGGGTGAAAATGGGGATGACTGAGAAACAATATTCAATGAAGGAAGCGATGCTTTTTAGTCAGAGAATTGCACAATTAAGTAAAGCCTTATGGAAATCAATTGAGAAAGACTGGCAGCAATGGATTAAGCCTTTTGACCTAAACATTAATGAACACCATATTCTATGGATTGCATACCATTTAAATGGTGCTTCCATTTCAGATGTGGCAAAGTTTGGGGTCATGCATGTCTCGACAGCATTTAATTTCTCGAAAAAACTGGAAGAAAGAGGCTTACTCCAATTTTCAAAAAAAGAAAATGATAAGCGCAATACGTATATTCAGCTCACTGCTGAAGGAGAAGACATTTTGCTCGAGTTAATGGAAACCTATAATCCGGACGGTAATGCTGTGTTTACTGGTGCTTTACCCCTTCGCGAATTATATGGAAAATTCCCAGACATCATTGAAATGATGGCGATCGTTCGAAACATTTATGGGGATGACTTTATGGAGATTTTTGAACGTTCTTTCCATAACATCGAAAGTGAATTTGTAGAAGAAAATGGAAAGTTACAAAAGCAGAACAAGACTCAACAAGAACTAGTTTAAAAGCAACTCAGATATACTTTCTCAGTTCTTGAAAAAGAAATTCATAAAGATTCTGTGTTAAACATGCCATGATTGCTTCATCGACAGACAGATTTTCCGGTAATGAATCAGCAAATTCATTGAAAAGCGGATGAAAGTATACATACCCTTCCGCTTTTTGTTCTTCCAATTGCATGCTCATTTTGTCACATAATTGAAAAAAATCTTTAACTTCCTTTTCAGTGAGACCTTTTTCAATGATAAGTTTGTAAAACTCAAGCTTCGGATTACTTAATAATTGCAGTAAAAGTTTTTGGTGGTATTCTAAAAGATTAATTCTTTCCAACAATCCATCAATTTCATTCATTTAATACCCCTCTTTTCACTCCAGCAATACTCTATGTACATTATTCACCTTTTAAAGACGTAGGTAAACCTAATTTAAGCAACTGATAAATAAATTATTTATAAATGATAAGAAAGTCTTACAAGCTTCTATTCTTTATGACTATCTTTTTTTTCTAATTTTTGATATTGTATAAAACATAATATGAACAACTGGGGAGGGAATCATTGATGATCTCCGTTTTTATTGTCTTTGCTATTTTCATCTTGTTTTATGTAAATAAAATGACCAATTCACTATGCATCCAAAAAGAAATACCGGAAGAAAACCAGCATAAAGTATTTCGTACAATCAATGTCCTAATTACGATTTTACTGATTTCTTCCTATTTGGAAATTTTATATACATAATTCTGTTTATAGCGGGATTTAACTTAAGGAATTAAAAAATCGAAGCGATGAGGAATTTCTCATCGCTTTTAATTTTTTATTTATTATTAATAGATCCAAGATGCTCCAATGATAATTAATAAGATGAAAAGGACTACAACTAAAGCAAATCCTCCACCGTATGCTCCTCCTGACATATATTTCCCCTCCTCTTCATTGACTTGAAATTGGTTTTATTTAGTAAACCCAAGATGCTCCAACTATAATCAATAGGATGAAAAGGACTACAATTAGAGCAAATCCAGCTCCATATCCTGCGCTCATCGTAATACCTCCTTTTTCATTTTCTAAGATATACTATTCAGACAGGATTGATTTCGTTTAGGCACTTACCATTTTTTTTTTTGGAAAAGGTCTAGGTTGCATTTGTAAATTTTCTAAAAACAATCACAACTTAATTTTTGCAGTAGTTACCATTTATGTTATAGTAGAGATTGTGGACAAGAAATTACTGTTTAGGAGAGATTTCATCATGAAAAAATGGATATTAGCCCTTACTATAGCAGGCGGGGTTCTTGCACTAAGTGCATGTAATCAAAGCGGTTCTGATAATGTAGCTGAGAGCAAGGTTGGAAATGTAACACAAGAAGAGCTATATAACTCAATGAAGGAAAAATACGGTGAACAAGCCCTTCAACAGCTTGTATATGAAAAAGTTCTTTCAAAAAAGTACAAAGTAACGGATAAAGAACTAAATGAAAAAATTGACCAGCTAAAAGCTGACCTTGGTGCAAATTTTGAAACTACTCTTGCACAATACGGCTATAAAAGCGAAGCAGATTTAAAGAAAACGATGAAGCTTGGCATGATGCAAGAAAAAGCGGCAATGAAAGATGTAAAGGTAACTGAAAAAGAATTAAAGGATTACTACGACAGCTACCAGCCTGAAATCAAAGCACGTCATATCCTAGTTGCAGATGAAAAAACTGCTAATGAAGTGAAGAAA from Bacillus sp. SLBN-46 encodes:
- a CDS encoding antibiotic biosynthesis monooxygenase, whose protein sequence is MNAYMTAGTLDFLKKIEGKYPNEKMVTMINENNAQLFHETSGETVFNEPRKFEELLSIGEIKKEGFVVLNNVPVTDEGKAVFEHQVKNQMNAIKSQEGFLALRVLRPLTSSQYVIMTVWKDEASYKAWQSSQTFFDVSKMTGMDYQAKIFSSAPFVSKYMITE
- a CDS encoding phosphatase PAP2 family protein; the protein is MEAKSKLNYSFIFMGMVIVFALFTTIKVATHSIFWMDDKIAGLFSHVPNSVIPFFIQLTEMGDKKGIGVVAILMLIWLLVKKRNYLGAAVFALSIALGNEISKILKDYFARPRPDLEHLVDVKSYSFPSGHAMVGMTVYFLIAYLLIESAVSKKTKIIIGACAAILLLLIGASRIILHVHYPSDVLGGYALGYIWVSLSIILYNYLKKKKIK
- a CDS encoding EcsC family protein, whose product is MNEYELKVYDEVEEWKRKLSRRSGMMNRISKKAQVKINEWIPEKVHEVMTESIKGMVKATLFGSKVTTKKDQAKGLTLSERDELVRKKIATYQKTAIFEGAGTGAGGILLGLADFPLLLTIKMKFLFEAAEVYGFNTNQYEERLFILHIFQLAFSSDDIRRSTLYEIENWEERKQVLVEMDWRKFQQEYRDYIDLAKMLQLVPGIGAFVGAYANNNLLKHLGETAMNAYRLRLLQKSPE
- a CDS encoding M20 family metallopeptidase; protein product: MLNQLFAKLEGYYDEMVSIRRYMHQHPELSFQEYETAKFIYSYYKKLDIEVKGNVGGNGVVAKIHGKLPGKTVALRADFDALPIQDEKDVPYKSLVPGIMHACGHDGHTATLLVLAKALNECKDELKGTYVFIHQHAEEYAPGGAASMIEDGCLDGVDVIFGTHLWASEPTGTIQYRTGPIMAAADRFEIEIQGQGGHGAQPHKTKDAIVTASQLVLNLQQIVSRKVNPVEAAVVTIASFTAQNAFNVIADKAKLVGTVRTFNEDIRAFIEKEMERIIHGTCYTADCTYKYTFVRGYPAVVNHVNETEFLISCAQEVPEVKTIEETEPQMGGEDFAYYLQKVPGTFFYTGAKPLGEETAFPHHHPKFDIDENAMLIAAKTLGTAALKVHE
- the hemE gene encoding uroporphyrinogen decarboxylase; amino-acid sequence: MTRPINETFLKAARGEKTDYVPVWYMRQAGRSQPEYREIKEKYSLFEITHQPELCAYVTRLPVEQYNVDAAILYKDIMTPLPAIGMEVEIKGGIGPVIDNPIRSLADVEKLGEINPEDDVPYVLDTIKLLTQEQLSVPLIGFSGAPFTLASYMIEGGPSKNYNKTKAFMYTEPKAWFALMDKLGDMIITYVKSQIKAGAKAIQIFDSWVGALNVEDYRYFIKPVMNRIFSSLREENVPLIMFGVGASHLALEWNELPLDVVGLDWRLPISQARELGIHKTVQGNLDPAILLAPWEVIEEKAKAILDQGMAQDGYIFNLGHGVFPSVNPETLKRLASFIHEYSASKLSR
- a CDS encoding ABC transporter permease, with the translated sequence MFDDKKLWKDRAGGRVRDLGRYLRYIFNGHLVIVLLFLIGTGAFYYQQWVEKLSSNFPAEIIIAVVIGLFLTYSPVYNFLLEADKVYILPLEDKLKGYFFRSGIASFVFQGYILLMVLAVLMPMYAHVDSSGFQLFLPYLIVLLALKGWNLATSWRIHYFVQNSVHRWDMVVRYFINAVCTFLLFKQANVFILFILVVVMAFYYRFFYVRTKKMGLKWDLLIDHEEKRMASFYRLANMFTDVPKLKDTVKRRKWLDWLISNIPFSQDKTYLYLYSRAFLRSSDYLGLFIRLTVIGTVAIYFISFGLGQLLLSILFLYLTGFQLLPLWNHHQNKLWVDLYPVAQKFKISSFHFLLMIILSTEAVTFALFIALKGEIMNSLFALILGFVFNYLFVYIYSEKRIKA